The Candidatus Eremiobacterota bacterium genomic interval CCGCCGGCGCCGATCACGACCGGCATCTCGCCGGCCGGCGCTTCGCGCGCGCCGAGCTTGGTCGTCGCGATCCGCGCCGACTCGCGCGCGATCGACTCCGGCGTCACCTCGTCGTACACGTCGAGGCTGGTGCGCCCGCCGTCGCCGAGGTAGCCGTTCTCGCGCTGCGCGCCGGCGCGCGCGACGACCTGCACGCCGAGCGCGACCAGCGGCCGGCGATCGGTCACGATCCGCCCGTCGCTCGAGGCGATCTGCACGTACTGCAATTCGTCGGAGGCGAACGCGTTGACCGCGACGACGCGCGGGTCGAACGCGCGCGCCGCCACGTCGGCGCGCGAGAGCAGCGCGACGTAGCGCGCGGAGTCGACCGGCTCGTCCGGATGCGGGCGGTACATCGATGGCGCGTGCGCGGCGGTCAGCTCGACGACGGCCGCGTGCGCGTGCCCGTCGCGCGCGATGAGTGAAGCCGTCTCAGCCGCGCGCAGCAGCGCGCCTTCGTCGAGATCGTCCGAGTACGCGTATCCCGATTGTGCGCCGACGACGACGCGCACGCCGGCGCCGCGCAGCACCGTCGAGGACGCCTCGCGCACGTGGCCGTCCTGCAGCCGAAACGACTGCGTGAGGCGGTTCTCGAAGAACACGTCGGCGAAGTCGCCGCCGCGGCGGAGCGCTCGAGCGAGCACGCGGGCGAGCAGATCGGAGTCGAGCGCGGTGAGCACGGTCGGCGCCATTCGCTGCTCGCCGCCGTGCTCCCGGCCGAGCGTCAGCTCGCGGCAAGTGCTCGCTCGTCGTGCGCCGAAAGGCGCCGCATGCCGCAGGCCGTCTCGACCCAAACCCGCGCCTCCATCGCGCGCGCCGCCGTCGAAAAACTGTTCGCGCTCGCGGACGTGCGGGTCGACGGCGAGCGGCCGTTCGACGTGCGGGTCAACGACGAGCGCTTCTACAACCGCATCCTGCGCGACGGGCAGCTCGGCCTCGGCGAGGCGTACATGGACGGTTGGTGGGACAGCGACGCGCTCGACGAGGTGATCCGCCGGTTCGCCTTGGCCGATCTGGAGCGCAAGTCGCTTCGCATGCTGCCGTTCGTGCTCGCCGTGCTGCGCGAGCGCCTGAGCAACGTCGGGAAGAAGTCGGCGGCGTTCGAGGTCGGCGAACGGCACTACGACTTGGGCAACGACCTGTTTCGCTCGTTTCTCGACAAGCGCATGGTCTACAGCTGCGCGTACTGGAAGGACGCGCAAACGCTGGACCAGGCGCAAGAGAACAAGCTCGATCTCGTCTGCCGCAAGCTGGGGCTGAAACCCGGGATGCGCGTGCTGGAGATCGGCTGCGGCTGGGGCAGCTGGGCGAAGTTCGCCGCGGAGAAGTACGGCGTGAGCGTCGTCGGCCTGACCGTCTCGAAAGAGCAGGCCGCCTTCGCACGCGAGAGCTGCGCGGGCTTGCCGGTCGAGTTTCGGCTTCAAGACTACCGCGACGTCGACGAGAAGTTCGACCGCGTGGTCTCGATCGCGATGTTCGAAGCGGTCGGCCAGCGGTATTTCCGCAAATTCATGCAGGTCGTCGACCGCTGCTTGAAGGACGACGGCTTGTTCGTACTCCACACGATCGTCGGCAACGAGCACGTCGGGCCGGCGCAGGCGCCTTGGCTCGACAAGTACATCTTCCCGAACGGCGAGCTGCCTTCGCTGGCGCAGATCGCGGCGGCGGCGGAGAACATCTTCGTGGTCGAAGCGGTGCACCGCCTCGGCGGCGAGTACGAGCGCACGCTGCAGGCGTGGCACGACAACTTCACCGCCAACTGGCACACGATCGCGGACAACTACGGCGAGCGGTTCTACCGCATGTGGCGGTTTTATCTGATGTCCGCGCGCGGCGCGTTCCGCGCGCGGATCATCCACCTCTGGCACGTCGTGTTCTCGAAGAACGGCATCCCCGGCAAACCGGCCCTCGCCGTCGCCGACCCCGCCTGGTACGAATCGCGCTGACGCGCGGAACTCGCGCTCAGTTGCGTGCGAAGATCTACCGCGCTACCGCTCGTGCGCGTGACGCATCATCGGCAGTGCGCCGCACGAGATCGTTTGCGTCCCGGCGGTGTTCAGCACCGCGATGACGTACGGGCCGGGCTTCGGCGGGTTCACCTTCACCACCGTGTCTGAACGCCCGCCGACGACCGGCTTCAGCTCGTAGGCCGGTTCCGCACTCAGCTTCGCGCAGGTTCCCGTGTAGACGCCGGCGGGATAGCGGTTCTCCGGAATGAACACGCCGTCCAGGACGATTGCCACGTCGACGACCGGCGGCTTCACCATGCGATGCGCGAGCGTCGCCGTCCCGGACATCTTCGATCCGTGCTGCGGCAGCAGCGGCACCTTCACCGGCGGCGGCGGCGTCGCCGCGATGAACGCGAGAGCCAGCGGAACAACGAACAAAGGCGAACGCATCACGGCAACCTCTTTTCGGCGGCAGCGTCCTCGTTCGGTTACGCCCGCTCGGGCAGAATCCCTGGTCAGCTGCGCGCCAGAAGCTGCAGCGCGCGGTTGATCCCAATCTCGACCGGGCCGTCGTCGGCGCGGCGGTCGTTGACGACGATCGCGAACGCAACGCGCCCGTGCCGCCGCGTCTGCACGTAGCCGGTGAGCGCGTTGACGTGCTCGATGTGACCGCTCTTCGCGCGCACGCGCCCGCG includes:
- the tldD gene encoding metalloprotease TldD (responsible for the proteolytic maturation of the E. coli pMccB17 plasmid-encoded microcin B17, an exported protein that targets the essential topoisomerase II DNA gyrase; degrades the E. coli plasmid F-encoded CcdA), whose amino-acid sequence is MAPTVLTALDSDLLARVLARALRRGGDFADVFFENRLTQSFRLQDGHVREASSTVLRGAGVRVVVGAQSGYAYSDDLDEGALLRAAETASLIARDGHAHAAVVELTAAHAPSMYRPHPDEPVDSARYVALLSRADVAARAFDPRVVAVNAFASDELQYVQIASSDGRIVTDRRPLVALGVQVVARAGAQRENGYLGDGGRTSLDVYDEVTPESIARESARIATTKLGAREAPAGEMPVVIGAGGGGVLLHEAVGHGLEADFNRKGTSLYSGRVGERVASDLVTIYDDGDLPGERGSVAVDDEGTPGQHKVLVENGILRGYMQDRLNARLMGVGSTGSGRRESYRVLPQPRMCNTFMPAGASDPEEIVASVERGLYTSSFSGGQVEISKGDFVFMVAEGYLIERGKITAPVRGATLVGNGPDAMTKVTMVGHDGRLANRSYTCGKGGQRVPVGVGIPTVKLSACTVAGTGRG
- the cfa gene encoding cyclopropane fatty acyl phospholipid synthase; amino-acid sequence: MPQAVSTQTRASIARAAVEKLFALADVRVDGERPFDVRVNDERFYNRILRDGQLGLGEAYMDGWWDSDALDEVIRRFALADLERKSLRMLPFVLAVLRERLSNVGKKSAAFEVGERHYDLGNDLFRSFLDKRMVYSCAYWKDAQTLDQAQENKLDLVCRKLGLKPGMRVLEIGCGWGSWAKFAAEKYGVSVVGLTVSKEQAAFARESCAGLPVEFRLQDYRDVDEKFDRVVSIAMFEAVGQRYFRKFMQVVDRCLKDDGLFVLHTIVGNEHVGPAQAPWLDKYIFPNGELPSLAQIAAAAENIFVVEAVHRLGGEYERTLQAWHDNFTANWHTIADNYGERFYRMWRFYLMSARGAFRARIIHLWHVVFSKNGIPGKPALAVADPAWYESR